In Shinella sp. XGS7, a single genomic region encodes these proteins:
- a CDS encoding CopD family protein — translation MLWIKALHIVFVAAWFAGLFYLPRIFVNLAMVPSDSHAERERLLLMGLKLYRFASLLMIPALLLGLTLWLYYGIGRGPGNGWMHAKLTLVLLAIGYHHYCRALLRRFEQMANKRSHRWFRVFNEVSVLGFAAIVILVVVKPF, via the coding sequence ATGCTCTGGATCAAAGCCCTACACATCGTCTTTGTCGCGGCCTGGTTTGCCGGCCTCTTCTACCTGCCCCGCATTTTCGTGAACCTGGCCATGGTGCCCTCCGACAGCCATGCGGAGCGCGAGCGCCTGCTGCTGATGGGGCTCAAGCTCTACCGCTTCGCGAGCCTGCTGATGATTCCGGCCCTGCTGCTGGGCCTGACCCTCTGGCTCTACTACGGCATAGGCCGCGGCCCGGGCAATGGCTGGATGCATGCCAAGCTCACCCTGGTGCTGCTGGCCATCGGCTATCACCACTACTGCCGCGCCCTGCTGCGCCGCTTCGAGCAGATGGCCAACAAGCGCAGCCATCGCTGGTTCCGCGTCTTCAACGAGGTGTCGGTGCTGGGCTTTGCCGCCATCGTGATCCTGGTGGTGGTCAAGCCCTTCTGA
- the hemB gene encoding porphobilinogen synthase has product MSSSRRAAAALPAPFPASRPRRLRRDAFSRALVREHALSASDLILPVFVHEGVDKIEPIASMPGVARLSLDRLLPVAEECVALGIPVLALFPAIDPALKTPEGLEATNPDGLIPRVVRALKQNFPQLGVLTDVALDPYTSHGQDGVLDEQAYILNDRTVEILTQQALVQAEAGVDIVAPSDMMDGRVGAIRQALEAQGHIHTRIMAYSAKYASAFYGPFRDAVGSKANLGKADKKTYQMDPGNSDEALREVALDLAEGADMVMVKPGMPYLDIVRRVKEEFRVPTFAYQVSGEYAMLKAAAANGWLEHDAVMMESLLAFKRAGADGVLSYFALEAARLLKRG; this is encoded by the coding sequence TTGTCCTCGTCCCGTCGCGCCGCCGCGGCCCTGCCCGCGCCCTTCCCCGCCAGCCGTCCGCGCCGCCTGCGCCGCGATGCCTTCAGCCGCGCCCTGGTGCGCGAGCATGCGCTCAGCGCCAGCGACCTGATCCTGCCGGTCTTCGTGCACGAGGGCGTGGACAAGATCGAGCCCATCGCCTCCATGCCCGGCGTGGCCCGGCTCAGCCTGGACCGCCTGCTGCCGGTGGCCGAGGAATGCGTGGCCCTGGGCATTCCGGTGCTGGCGCTCTTCCCCGCCATCGATCCCGCGCTCAAGACGCCCGAGGGTCTGGAGGCCACCAACCCGGACGGCCTGATCCCGCGCGTGGTGCGGGCGCTGAAACAGAATTTCCCGCAGCTGGGCGTGCTCACCGATGTGGCCCTGGACCCCTACACCAGCCACGGCCAGGACGGCGTGCTCGATGAGCAGGCCTATATCCTGAACGACCGCACGGTGGAGATCCTCACGCAGCAGGCCCTGGTGCAGGCCGAGGCCGGCGTGGACATCGTGGCCCCCAGCGACATGATGGACGGCCGCGTGGGCGCCATCCGCCAGGCCCTGGAGGCCCAGGGCCATATTCACACGCGCATCATGGCCTACAGCGCCAAGTACGCCAGCGCCTTCTACGGCCCCTTCCGCGATGCGGTGGGCTCCAAGGCCAATCTGGGCAAGGCCGACAAGAAGACCTACCAGATGGACCCCGGCAACAGCGACGAGGCCCTGCGCGAAGTGGCGCTGGACCTGGCCGAGGGCGCGGACATGGTGATGGTCAAGCCCGGCATGCCGTATCTGGACATCGTGCGCCGCGTGAAGGAGGAGTTCCGCGTGCCCACCTTCGCCTACCAGGTGAGCGGCGAGTACGCCATGCTCAAGGCCGCGGCCGCCAACGGCTGGCTGGAGCACGATGCGGTGATGATGGAGTCGCTGCTGGCCTTCAAGCGTGCCGGCGCCGATGGCGTGCTGAGCTATTTCGCGCTGGAAGCGGCGCGCCTGCTCAAGCGGGGCTGA
- a CDS encoding magnesium transporter CorA family protein, which produces MRIFHVQGDRFLELEALPAELPAQGFVWISCAQTEFGQRVAAVQERLQAWTGGQLVDLHVSDLLNPQLPSHFDYTSWYDLLVFRRLGSALLEAPSEEASTPHPPQRALTTVSTSPVGFAIFDRVLVSVHPGDCQVRDFFAERLGRLAQGAADYRGNARLPQSPADLMLRMVNHMVDSYLELRRLLSRELGALQHQLLDPRSRFADWPQLLEARNLLTLLEDVCEDQRSAVQEWLDALEEWPAAESAPQQRERELLRVRSRDVLEHVERVLSHVRRLESSAESAVQMHFSALGHRTNNIMRTLTVLTAIFLPLNLITGIFGMNFDALPLIHSATGFWIAFGLMLAVGLGLAAFFWRKRYLSSRQ; this is translated from the coding sequence ATGCGGATCTTCCACGTTCAGGGCGATCGCTTTCTCGAACTCGAGGCCCTGCCGGCCGAGCTGCCGGCCCAGGGCTTTGTGTGGATCAGCTGCGCGCAGACCGAGTTCGGCCAGCGTGTGGCCGCGGTGCAGGAGAGGCTGCAGGCCTGGACCGGCGGCCAGTTGGTGGACCTGCATGTCTCCGACCTGCTGAACCCGCAGCTGCCCTCGCATTTCGACTACACCTCCTGGTACGACCTGCTGGTGTTCCGCCGCCTGGGCTCGGCCCTGCTGGAGGCGCCGTCCGAGGAGGCGAGCACGCCACACCCGCCCCAGCGCGCCCTCACCACGGTATCCACCAGCCCGGTGGGCTTTGCGATCTTCGACCGGGTGCTGGTGAGCGTGCACCCCGGCGACTGTCAGGTGCGCGACTTCTTCGCGGAGCGTCTGGGCCGACTGGCCCAGGGCGCGGCCGACTACCGCGGCAATGCCCGCCTGCCGCAAAGCCCGGCGGACCTGATGCTGCGCATGGTCAACCATATGGTGGACAGCTATCTGGAGCTGCGCCGCCTGCTCAGCCGCGAGCTGGGCGCGCTGCAGCATCAGCTGCTGGACCCACGCAGCCGCTTTGCCGACTGGCCCCAGCTGCTGGAGGCCCGCAATCTGCTGACCCTGCTGGAGGATGTCTGCGAGGACCAGCGCAGCGCCGTGCAGGAATGGCTGGACGCGCTGGAGGAATGGCCGGCGGCCGAATCGGCACCGCAGCAGCGCGAGCGCGAGCTGCTGCGGGTGCGCTCACGCGATGTGCTGGAGCATGTGGAGCGCGTGCTCTCGCATGTGCGGCGCCTGGAGTCCTCGGCGGAGTCGGCGGTGCAGATGCACTTCTCGGCCCTGGGTCACCGCACCAACAACATCATGCGCACGCTGACGGTGCTGACCGCCATCTTCCTGCCGCTGAACCTGATCACCGGCATCTTCGGCATGAACTTCGATGCCCTGCCCCTGATCCACAGCGCCACCGGCTTCTGGATCGCCTTCGGCCTGATGCTGGCCGTGGGCCTGGGCCTCGCAGCCTTCTTCTGGCGCAAGCGCTATCTGAGCAGCCGGCAGTGA
- the ybeY gene encoding rRNA maturation RNase YbeY has translation MSRPELSLSLQFADPRHKAQLPRHKVARWIRAALELPGEIAVRIVDAEEGRQLNHEFRGKDYATNVLTFDYSHEPVVGADLVICAEVVEREAREMGIALVDHYAHMLVHGTLHAQGYDHEEDDEAECMEARESEILQALGFADPYAR, from the coding sequence ATGAGCCGTCCCGAACTCAGCCTGTCCCTGCAGTTTGCCGACCCGCGCCACAAGGCCCAGCTGCCGCGCCACAAGGTGGCGCGCTGGATCCGCGCTGCCCTGGAGCTGCCGGGCGAGATCGCGGTGCGCATCGTCGATGCCGAGGAAGGGCGCCAGCTCAACCATGAATTCCGCGGCAAGGACTACGCCACCAATGTGCTCACCTTCGACTACAGCCACGAGCCCGTGGTGGGCGCCGATCTGGTGATCTGCGCCGAGGTGGTGGAGCGCGAGGCGCGCGAGATGGGCATCGCCCTGGTGGACCATTACGCCCATATGCTGGTGCACGGCACCCTGCATGCCCAGGGCTATGACCACGAGGAAGACGACGAGGCCGAGTGCATGGAGGCGCGCGAGAGCGAGATCCTCCAGGCCCTGGGCTTCGCCGACCCCTACGCCCGCTGA
- a CDS encoding PhoH family protein — protein sequence MILRQQFTPVDNARLSHLCGSLDEHLRQIEAALGLRITRRHEQFRLEGPKAAAQRGQALLEALYERARRAIPAETLQLAIAEALADLGAAPARERAAAGAPAAGEGLVLRTRRADLAGRTPNQHQYLRQILASDISFGVGPAGTGKTYLAVAYAAQLLERGAVDRIILSRPAVEAGERLGFLPGDMKEKVDPYLRPLYDALYDMMPGDKVERAITAGVIEIAPLAFMRGRTLANAAVILDEAQNTTSMQMKMFLTRLGFGSKCVVTGDTSQIDLPKGVPSGLVDAEQVLARVKGIAMTRFTSADVVRHPLVARIVEAYERRQKKRDAGRQEGAA from the coding sequence TTGATACTCCGTCAGCAATTCACCCCGGTCGACAACGCCCGCCTGTCTCATCTCTGCGGCAGCCTGGACGAGCATCTGCGCCAGATTGAGGCCGCCCTCGGCCTGCGCATCACGCGCCGGCACGAGCAGTTCCGCCTCGAAGGCCCCAAGGCCGCGGCCCAGCGGGGTCAGGCCTTGCTGGAGGCTCTGTACGAGCGCGCCCGCCGCGCCATTCCGGCCGAGACCCTGCAGCTGGCCATTGCCGAGGCCCTGGCCGACCTGGGCGCCGCCCCGGCGCGCGAGCGGGCCGCTGCCGGTGCACCGGCCGCGGGCGAGGGCCTGGTGCTGCGCACCCGCCGCGCCGACCTGGCCGGGCGCACGCCCAACCAGCACCAGTACCTGCGCCAGATTCTGGCCAGCGACATCAGCTTCGGCGTCGGCCCCGCCGGCACGGGCAAGACCTATCTCGCCGTCGCCTATGCCGCCCAGCTTCTGGAGCGCGGCGCGGTGGACCGCATCATCCTCTCCCGTCCGGCTGTCGAAGCCGGCGAGCGCCTCGGCTTCCTGCCGGGCGACATGAAGGAGAAGGTCGATCCCTATCTGCGCCCGCTCTATGACGCGCTCTACGACATGATGCCGGGCGACAAGGTCGAACGCGCCATCACCGCCGGCGTCATCGAAATCGCGCCGCTCGCCTTCATGCGCGGTCGTACGCTCGCCAATGCCGCCGTCATCCTCGACGAGGCGCAGAACACGACGTCGATGCAGATGAAGATGTTCCTGACGCGCCTCGGCTTCGGCAGCAAATGCGTGGTGACGGGCGACACCAGCCAGATCGACCTGCCCAAGGGCGTGCCCAGCGGCCTGGTCGATGCCGAGCAGGTGCTGGCCCGGGTCAAGGGCATTGCCATGACCCGCTTCACCAGCGCCGATGTGGTGCGCCACCCCCTGGTGGCGCGCATCGTCGAGGCCTACGAGCGCCGGCAGAAGAAGCGTGATGCCGGCCGCCAGGAGGGCGCCGCATGA
- a CDS encoding sensor histidine kinase: MQSTSLSLLLSAMLLPMALLLGLLAASHARERHWSWLAAGMGLWSLRGLLAAWPDLPHLAALQLTLLPWAAGGLMLYLLRSMGAQPSWLQLGLLIQALALPLSLWLLPEQGAVLSQGWSLLLMLETAAVLLLRLRNPGLLLGDGPAPALLVGAALALLAELGPWPVLPYALPLLGLALGLQLILGFSRARDEAERRQLELEQHVQSKVSEIERNYSELAEQKLEQVTERERKRIAADLHDDLGAKLLTIVHTSESDRISTLAREALEEMRLSVRGLTGKPVQLLDALGDWRAEVVSRLGQANILAEWKAPAEDVVHTLPARAYVQTTRILREAVSNIIKHSGATHCIVSCTVQEGDFLVVIQDNGQGISSELDGRLDKGHGMASMKSRAKQMHGQCLVESGPGWGTVIRLTIPL, encoded by the coding sequence ATGCAAAGCACAAGCCTTTCCCTGCTGCTCAGCGCCATGCTGCTACCCATGGCCCTGCTGCTGGGCCTGCTGGCGGCCAGCCATGCCCGCGAGCGTCACTGGAGCTGGCTGGCCGCAGGCATGGGCCTGTGGAGCCTGCGCGGCCTGCTGGCCGCCTGGCCGGACCTGCCCCATCTGGCCGCGCTGCAGCTGACCCTGCTGCCCTGGGCGGCGGGCGGCCTGATGCTTTATCTGCTGCGCAGCATGGGTGCCCAGCCGAGCTGGCTGCAGCTGGGCCTGCTGATCCAGGCCCTGGCCCTGCCGCTGAGCCTGTGGCTGCTGCCCGAGCAGGGGGCCGTGCTGAGCCAGGGCTGGAGCCTGCTGCTGATGCTGGAGACGGCGGCGGTCCTGCTGCTGCGCCTGCGCAACCCGGGCCTGCTGCTGGGTGACGGCCCGGCGCCGGCCCTGCTGGTGGGCGCGGCCCTGGCTCTGCTGGCCGAGCTGGGCCCCTGGCCGGTGCTGCCCTATGCGCTGCCGCTGCTGGGCCTCGCCCTGGGCCTGCAGCTGATACTGGGCTTCTCCCGCGCCCGCGACGAAGCCGAGCGCCGCCAGCTGGAGCTGGAGCAGCATGTGCAATCCAAGGTGAGCGAGATCGAGCGCAACTACAGCGAGCTGGCCGAGCAGAAGCTGGAGCAGGTGACCGAGCGCGAGCGCAAGCGCATTGCCGCCGACCTGCACGATGACCTGGGCGCCAAGCTGCTGACCATCGTGCACACCAGCGAGTCCGACCGCATTTCCACCCTGGCCCGCGAGGCCCTGGAGGAGATGCGCCTGTCGGTGCGCGGCCTGACCGGCAAGCCGGTGCAGCTGCTGGACGCCCTGGGCGACTGGCGGGCCGAGGTGGTCTCGCGCCTGGGCCAGGCCAATATCCTGGCCGAGTGGAAGGCGCCGGCCGAGGATGTGGTCCACACCCTGCCCGCGCGCGCCTATGTGCAGACCACGCGCATCCTGCGCGAGGCGGTGAGCAATATCATCAAGCACAGCGGCGCCACGCACTGCATCGTCAGCTGCACCGTGCAGGAGGGCGACTTCCTGGTGGTGATCCAGGACAATGGCCAGGGCATTTCCTCCGAGCTGGATGGCCGCCTGGACAAGGGCCATGGCATGGCCAGCATGAAGTCGCGGGCCAAGCAGATGCATGGCCAGTGCCTGGTGGAGTCCGGCCCCGGCTGGGGAACCGTGATCCGCCTCACGATTCCCCTGTGA
- a CDS encoding response regulator transcription factor: MNHILLLEDIPEIRAWLKALVKQIFANAQITECSRVQDAIRQVQSQRFTLALLDLGLPDGSGVEVVSALREHQPEVQSVIVTIHDDDEHLFPALQAGAFGYLLKEQSRELLVEQLQRISQGEPPLSPSIARKVIAYFAAQNRPQANALLHEVSLTDRETEVLLRVAKGFTLPEIGVQLGLSRHTIADYVKQIYRKLNVSSRAEAALEAQRLGLFGRN; the protein is encoded by the coding sequence ATGAACCACATCCTGCTGCTCGAAGACATTCCGGAGATCCGTGCCTGGCTCAAGGCCCTGGTCAAGCAGATCTTTGCCAATGCCCAGATCACCGAATGCTCGCGCGTCCAGGACGCGATCCGCCAGGTGCAGAGCCAGCGCTTCACCCTGGCCCTGCTGGATCTGGGTCTGCCGGACGGCTCGGGCGTGGAGGTGGTGAGCGCGCTGCGCGAGCATCAGCCCGAGGTGCAATCGGTGATCGTGACCATCCACGACGATGACGAGCACCTCTTCCCCGCCCTGCAGGCCGGCGCCTTCGGCTATCTGCTCAAGGAGCAGTCGCGCGAGCTGCTGGTGGAGCAGCTGCAGCGCATCAGCCAGGGCGAGCCGCCGCTCTCGCCCTCCATCGCCCGCAAAGTGATCGCCTATTTCGCGGCCCAGAACCGACCCCAGGCCAATGCCCTGCTGCACGAGGTCTCGCTCACCGACCGCGAGACCGAGGTGCTGCTGCGCGTGGCCAAGGGCTTCACCCTGCCCGAAATCGGCGTGCAGCTGGGTCTCTCGCGCCACACCATTGCCGACTATGTGAAGCAGATCTACCGCAAGCTCAATGTGAGCTCGCGCGCCGAGGCCGCGCTGGAAGCGCAGCGCCTGGGCCTCTTCGGCAGGAACTGA
- the ruvA gene encoding Holliday junction branch migration protein RuvA, with protein MIGKLSGVIAEKSPPQVLIDVQGVGYELDVPMSTFYNLPALGERTSLLTHLSIREDAHVLFGFLTAEERNTFRQLIKISGVGPKMALSLLSGLSVAELSQAVSKQESGRLVKVPGIGKKTAERLLLELKGKLGPDLSQPVSVANDAQADILQALIALGYSEKEAGAALKALPPEVGVSEGIKLAMKKLS; from the coding sequence ATGATCGGCAAGCTCAGCGGCGTCATCGCGGAAAAGTCGCCCCCGCAGGTTCTCATCGATGTGCAAGGCGTCGGCTACGAGCTCGACGTGCCCATGAGCACCTTCTACAACCTGCCCGCCCTGGGCGAGCGCACCAGCCTGCTGACGCATCTGAGCATCCGCGAGGATGCTCACGTGCTCTTCGGCTTCCTCACCGCCGAAGAGCGCAACACCTTCCGCCAGCTGATCAAGATCAGCGGCGTGGGCCCCAAGATGGCCCTGTCCCTGCTCTCCGGCCTTTCGGTGGCCGAGCTGTCCCAGGCCGTCTCCAAGCAGGAGAGCGGGCGCCTGGTCAAGGTGCCCGGCATCGGCAAGAAGACGGCCGAGCGCCTGCTGCTGGAGCTCAAGGGCAAGCTGGGGCCGGACCTGAGCCAGCCCGTCAGCGTGGCCAACGATGCCCAGGCCGACATCCTGCAAGCCCTGATCGCCCTGGGCTATAGCGAGAAGGAGGCCGGCGCGGCGCTCAAGGCCCTGCCGCCCGAGGTGGGCGTGAGTGAGGGCATCAAGCTGGCCATGAAGAAGCTGTCATGA
- the ruvB gene encoding Holliday junction branch migration DNA helicase RuvB, with protein MSIQTDDFAPAPQQQRLISAASTSPNEDAIERALRPKLLDEYVGQSKARANLKIFIEAAKNRGEALDHVLFVGPPGLGKTTLAQIMAKELGVNFRSTSGPVIAKAGDLAALLTNLEERDVLFIDEIHRLNPAVEEILYPAMEDFQLDLIIGEGPAARSVKIDLSKFTLVAATTRLGLLTTPLRDRFGIPVRLNFYTAEELELIVTRSAGLLNAPIDPEGALEVARRSRGTPRIANRLLRRVRDYAEVKGDGRITKPIADKALAMLDVDPQGFDLMDRKLLEAVVHRFDGGPVGLDNVAAAIGEESGTIEDVIEPYLIQQGYLQRTPRGRIATLAAFRHLGVAPPKSAGQLFDE; from the coding sequence ATGAGCATACAGACCGACGATTTCGCGCCCGCCCCGCAGCAGCAGCGCCTGATCAGCGCCGCCTCCACCTCGCCCAACGAGGACGCCATCGAGCGCGCCCTGCGGCCCAAGCTGCTGGACGAGTATGTGGGCCAGAGCAAGGCGCGCGCCAACCTGAAGATCTTCATCGAGGCGGCGAAGAACCGTGGCGAGGCGCTCGACCACGTGCTCTTCGTCGGCCCGCCCGGCCTGGGCAAGACGACGCTGGCGCAGATCATGGCGAAGGAGCTCGGCGTCAACTTCCGCTCGACCTCCGGCCCGGTCATCGCCAAGGCCGGCGACCTTGCGGCGCTCCTCACCAATCTCGAAGAGCGCGACGTGCTCTTCATCGACGAAATCCACCGCCTCAACCCGGCCGTCGAGGAAATCCTCTATCCGGCCATGGAAGATTTCCAGCTCGACCTCATCATCGGCGAAGGCCCGGCCGCGCGCTCGGTGAAGATCGACCTGTCGAAGTTCACCCTCGTCGCCGCCACCACGCGCCTTGGCCTGCTGACGACACCGCTGCGCGACCGCTTCGGCATTCCGGTGCGGCTCAATTTCTACACCGCCGAGGAACTGGAACTCATCGTGACCCGCTCGGCCGGCCTGCTGAACGCGCCCATCGACCCCGAGGGCGCGCTGGAAGTGGCGCGTCGCTCCCGCGGCACGCCCCGCATCGCCAACCGCCTGCTGCGCCGGGTGCGCGACTATGCCGAGGTCAAGGGGGATGGCCGCATCACCAAGCCCATCGCCGACAAGGCCCTGGCCATGCTGGACGTGGACCCGCAGGGCTTCGACCTGATGGACCGCAAGCTGCTGGAGGCCGTGGTGCACCGCTTCGACGGCGGCCCGGTCGGCCTGGACAATGTGGCCGCCGCCATCGGCGAGGAAAGCGGCACCATCGAGGACGTGATCGAGCCCTATCTGATCCAGCAGGGCTATCTGCAGCGCACCCCGCGCGGGCGCATCGCCACCCTGGCGGCCTTCCGCCACCTGGGCGTGGCGCCGCCCAAGTCGGCCGGGCAGCTCTTCGACGAGTAG
- a CDS encoding porin, which translates to MAALAAISASAFAQSSVTLYGRINTTVESQKDGTGDRKVVVANNSSRFGLKGAEDLGGGLKASFNLESGLNSDDGRAAATFWGREAWVQLAGSFGAVRLGNFTPESYFATADYVSMHNHDTGSSSDRLYSFATYRSSNKIGYFTPSYNGFSASASVSAGEGTKNDDGSVQKKLYDLAANYVGGPLHLGAGFSKEGDRSQFAVRGLYELGAFTFGGYYQRADDGAQNRNVYRVSGMYTLGQSEFHANFGATQGRGDFAPQGKTTQFTLGYNYNLSKRTKVYAYYTDVNAKLNTKDFNSLAAGIRHNF; encoded by the coding sequence GTGGCCGCCCTGGCCGCTATCTCCGCTTCGGCTTTCGCCCAAAGCTCCGTGACCCTGTACGGCCGCATCAACACCACCGTTGAAAGCCAGAAGGACGGCACCGGCGACCGCAAGGTGGTCGTGGCCAACAACAGCTCGCGTTTCGGCCTGAAGGGCGCTGAAGACCTGGGTGGCGGCCTGAAGGCTTCGTTCAACCTGGAAAGCGGCCTGAACTCCGACGACGGCCGTGCCGCCGCCACCTTCTGGGGCCGTGAGGCATGGGTGCAGCTGGCCGGTTCCTTCGGTGCCGTGCGTCTGGGTAACTTCACCCCCGAGTCCTACTTCGCCACCGCTGACTATGTCAGCATGCACAACCACGACACCGGTTCGTCCAGCGATCGCCTGTACTCGTTCGCCACCTACCGTTCCAGCAACAAGATCGGCTACTTCACCCCCAGCTACAACGGTTTCAGCGCCAGCGCTTCCGTGTCGGCCGGTGAAGGCACCAAGAACGACGACGGCTCTGTCCAGAAGAAGCTGTACGACCTGGCTGCCAACTACGTCGGTGGTCCCCTGCACCTGGGCGCTGGCTTCAGCAAGGAAGGCGACCGCTCGCAGTTCGCCGTGCGCGGCCTGTACGAGTTGGGCGCCTTCACCTTTGGCGGCTACTACCAGCGTGCCGATGACGGTGCTCAGAATCGCAACGTCTATCGCGTGTCGGGCATGTACACCCTGGGTCAGTCTGAGTTCCACGCCAACTTTGGCGCCACTCAAGGCCGTGGCGACTTCGCTCCTCAAGGCAAGACCACCCAGTTCACCCTGGGCTACAACTACAACCTGAGCAAGCGCACCAAGGTGTACGCGTACTACACCGACGTGAACGCCAAGCTGAACACCAAGGATTTCAACTCCCTGGCTGCTGGCATTCGCCACAACTTCTGA
- a CDS encoding DUF1840 domain-containing protein: MYRFKSKDSADVIMLAAHGEQVLRLMGREPASQGIVTQAQLAEAISSLEQAVAEDEAAFARQQAEAEAAGEPIPRRQGVSLRQRAWPLLELMRSALRGGHDLVWGV, from the coding sequence ATGTACCGATTCAAGTCCAAGGACAGCGCCGACGTCATCATGCTGGCGGCGCACGGCGAGCAGGTGCTGCGCCTGATGGGCCGCGAGCCCGCCTCCCAGGGCATCGTCACCCAGGCCCAGCTGGCCGAGGCCATTTCCAGCCTGGAGCAGGCCGTGGCCGAGGACGAGGCCGCCTTTGCCCGTCAGCAGGCCGAGGCCGAGGCGGCCGGCGAACCCATCCCGCGCCGCCAGGGAGTGAGCCTGCGCCAGCGCGCCTGGCCCTTGCTGGAGCTGATGCGCAGCGCGCTGCGCGGCGGACACGACCTGGTCTGGGGCGTCTGA
- a CDS encoding HD-GYP domain-containing protein, with protein MKDKTSDPLIDVAQLKVGMFIHLDLGWMSHPFPLSSFKLSSEDQLLVLRRLGLKQVRWSPSRSDLQLDAAPLNEPAATAETAAGEPTPEQLAREAHKRALAAQREALALCERQYGEAASAFRELMELLPREPQSSRDQSIALSGALLDKMLIEGDLNIRLLNEGAGDRSTAHALNVAIISMLLGRAFGLGREEMMDLGVGALLHDIGKTELPARVRNRDDSFTMAETQAYQQHVQKGVALAQAMGLAPGPLLVIAQHHENADGSGFPQRINVDRMSAASRIVALVNRFDGLCNPLLASKSMTPHEALSLMFAQGRNRFDATMLNAFIRMMGVYPPGSAVQLTDDRYALVVAVNSSRPLKPRVMVHDAKVPREEALILNLEDHPDLGIRRSLKPSLLPRAALDYLSPRTRVAYFFESAAAPLGEMAA; from the coding sequence ATGAAGGACAAAACTTCAGATCCTTTGATCGATGTCGCACAGCTCAAGGTGGGGATGTTCATCCACCTCGACCTGGGCTGGATGTCGCATCCTTTTCCGCTCAGCAGCTTCAAGCTGAGCTCGGAAGACCAGCTCCTGGTCCTGCGCCGCCTGGGGCTCAAGCAGGTGCGCTGGAGCCCCAGCCGCAGCGATCTGCAGCTGGACGCCGCGCCGCTGAATGAACCTGCCGCCACGGCCGAGACCGCGGCGGGCGAACCCACGCCCGAGCAGCTGGCCCGCGAGGCCCACAAGCGCGCCCTGGCCGCCCAGCGCGAGGCGCTGGCCTTGTGCGAGCGTCAGTACGGCGAGGCCGCCAGCGCTTTCCGCGAGCTGATGGAGCTGCTGCCGCGCGAGCCCCAGAGTTCGCGCGACCAGTCCATCGCCCTGTCCGGCGCCTTGCTGGACAAGATGCTGATCGAGGGCGATCTGAACATCCGCCTGCTCAACGAGGGCGCGGGGGATCGCAGCACGGCCCATGCCCTGAACGTGGCCATCATCTCCATGCTGCTGGGCCGGGCCTTCGGCCTGGGGCGCGAGGAGATGATGGACCTGGGCGTGGGCGCCCTGCTGCATGACATTGGCAAGACCGAGCTGCCCGCGCGCGTGCGCAACCGCGACGACAGCTTCACCATGGCCGAGACCCAGGCCTACCAGCAGCATGTGCAGAAGGGCGTGGCCCTGGCCCAGGCCATGGGCCTGGCGCCCGGCCCCCTGCTGGTGATTGCCCAGCACCACGAGAACGCAGATGGCAGCGGCTTCCCCCAGCGCATCAATGTGGACCGCATGAGTGCGGCCTCGCGCATCGTGGCCCTGGTCAATCGCTTTGACGGCCTGTGCAACCCCCTGCTGGCCTCCAAGTCCATGACGCCGCACGAGGCCCTGTCCCTGATGTTTGCCCAGGGGCGCAACCGCTTCGACGCCACCATGCTGAATGCCTTCATCCGCATGATGGGCGTCTACCCGCCGGGCTCTGCGGTGCAGCTCACCGATGACCGCTATGCCCTGGTGGTGGCGGTCAACTCCTCGCGCCCGCTCAAGCCGCGCGTGATGGTGCACGATGCCAAGGTGCCCCGCGAGGAGGCCCTGATCCTGAATCTGGAAGACCACCCCGATCTGGGCATTCGCCGCAGCCTCAAGCCCAGCCTGCTGCCGCGCGCGGCCCTGGACTATCTGAGTCCGCGCACCCGGGTGGCCTATTTCTTCGAGAGCGCCGCTGCGCCGCTCGGGGAGATGGCGGCGTGA